A single window of Ferviditalea candida DNA harbors:
- the rlmH gene encoding 23S rRNA (pseudouridine(1915)-N(3))-methyltransferase RlmH, with product MNIQIVGVGKLKEKYLVQGIAEYVKRLGPYAKVHIHEVSDDKAPETLSVAEERQVKEREGERILAQIKPDAFVIALVLGGELWSSEELAANLDRLAVNGRTQVTFVIGGSLGLGEAVLNRADRTLSFGRMTFPHQLMRLILVEQIYRAFKILRGEPYHK from the coding sequence ATGAACATTCAAATTGTCGGTGTGGGGAAGCTGAAGGAAAAGTACCTGGTCCAGGGCATCGCGGAATATGTGAAGCGATTGGGACCGTATGCGAAGGTGCACATCCATGAGGTGTCCGATGATAAAGCGCCGGAAACTCTCAGCGTGGCCGAAGAACGCCAAGTCAAGGAACGGGAAGGCGAGCGGATTCTCGCGCAGATCAAGCCGGACGCGTTCGTCATCGCGCTGGTGCTTGGCGGTGAGCTCTGGTCGTCGGAGGAACTGGCGGCCAATTTGGACAGGCTGGCGGTTAACGGGAGGACCCAGGTAACCTTTGTGATCGGCGGCTCGCTGGGACTCGGGGAAGCCGTTCTGAACCGCGCCGACCGCACGCTGTCCTTCGGCCGCATGACCTTCCCGCACCAGCTGATGCGCCTAATCCTCGTGGAGCAGATTTACCGGGCGTTTAAGATTCTGCGGGGGGAACCGTATCATAAGTAA
- a CDS encoding CxxH/CxxC protein codes for MYVVCKDHVELAIDKFIDEYEKAPDIVDLQEVEFSAWEQPGHCDHCRQEARFLVV; via the coding sequence ATGTATGTAGTGTGCAAAGATCATGTGGAGCTTGCGATCGACAAATTTATCGACGAATACGAAAAGGCTCCGGATATTGTGGACCTGCAAGAGGTGGAATTCTCGGCATGGGAACAGCCGGGCCACTGCGACCATTGCCGGCAGGAAGCGCGTTTTCTGGTGGTGTAG
- a CDS encoding S1C family serine protease: MSFWDDDFYSTKANRRSRSRGWRRYPRESWGKRNPLALAYAVSAAALLVMFGMALMIYFLIRAPMEVNTAGVQVDKEDQVIWASEKVKPAVVSIISTKPTNGDPPQEGQVLGSGVIFERDQGKAKLVTNQHVVDGAGQIDVVLPSGKKERASVIGEDKLTDLAILEMNGQDIGAVAEFGDSDGLKAGETAIAIGNPLGLEFSQTITVGVISSPHRVIPVSLGGNGNIDWRLDVIQTDAAINQGNSGGALVNLQGKVIGINSRKIADTGVEGLGFAIPINLAKPIIDELVRYGEIQRPHLGIYPQDLQSFSSGTEVLKLPKTVKTGIIVMEVTGPSKSAGLRHSDVIVALDDQTVNNTVDLRKYLYENKRVGDKGKVTFYRNGERRSVVVSLRAE, encoded by the coding sequence ATGAGTTTTTGGGACGACGATTTTTATTCAACAAAAGCAAACAGACGGAGCAGGTCCCGTGGCTGGAGGAGATACCCTCGGGAAAGCTGGGGGAAGCGGAATCCTCTTGCACTGGCGTATGCTGTGTCCGCTGCCGCATTATTGGTCATGTTCGGGATGGCTCTAATGATTTATTTTCTGATCCGCGCTCCGATGGAGGTGAACACGGCGGGAGTGCAGGTTGACAAGGAGGATCAGGTTATCTGGGCTTCGGAAAAAGTAAAGCCAGCTGTGGTCAGCATCATCAGCACCAAGCCGACGAACGGGGACCCTCCTCAGGAAGGCCAAGTACTGGGATCGGGAGTGATTTTTGAGCGAGATCAGGGCAAAGCCAAGCTTGTTACCAACCAGCACGTGGTGGACGGCGCGGGGCAGATTGACGTCGTGCTTCCTTCCGGCAAAAAGGAGCGGGCTTCCGTGATCGGAGAGGACAAGCTGACCGATTTGGCCATACTGGAGATGAATGGACAAGACATCGGTGCGGTCGCGGAATTCGGGGACTCCGACGGGCTGAAGGCGGGAGAAACGGCGATTGCCATCGGCAATCCTCTGGGTTTGGAGTTTTCACAGACGATCACCGTCGGGGTAATCAGTTCGCCTCACCGGGTGATTCCGGTGTCGCTGGGGGGCAACGGCAATATCGACTGGAGGCTGGATGTGATTCAAACCGATGCGGCCATCAATCAAGGCAACAGCGGAGGCGCATTGGTCAACCTTCAAGGAAAGGTGATCGGGATCAACAGCCGCAAGATCGCCGATACCGGGGTGGAAGGCTTGGGCTTCGCGATTCCGATCAATCTCGCCAAGCCGATCATCGATGAACTGGTCCGTTATGGTGAAATTCAACGGCCCCACTTGGGTATTTATCCTCAGGATCTGCAGTCCTTCAGTTCCGGCACTGAAGTTTTGAAACTGCCCAAAACGGTGAAGACTGGTATTATTGTCATGGAAGTGACGGGCCCCTCCAAATCTGCGGGTCTGCGCCACAGCGATGTGATCGTGGCGCTGGACGACCAGACGGTGAACAATACCGTCGATTTGCGGAAGTATTTGTACGAGAACAAGCGGGTCGGCGACAAGGGGAAGGTGACGTTCTACCGGAATGGAGAACGGCGCAGCGTTGTTGTGAGCTTGAGAGCCGAATAA